The Canis lupus familiaris isolate Mischka breed German Shepherd chromosome X, alternate assembly UU_Cfam_GSD_1.0, whole genome shotgun sequence genome has a segment encoding these proteins:
- the KIAA1210 gene encoding acrosomal protein KIAA1210 homolog isoform X1, translating into MAGFYSCLRAPDDTSMAESLSEVSGSLEVLEASEDGKKKSKFKAFKNFFGKKKKKESEDAQGGRRLKPSLSSSSINISSLEPVREGQRTEPRIKSNMGSKSLSHDSIFMLEPEPERSTHQLCPSPEPKRGRPLQRTQVSRTLPRTGTSNVHGAVSGLMFEAMPQYVPKSGIWVGGSKAPEIPTRRPRQPSISPPLIQSDTNSNDFEVSSVDEESPKSSWRKALPHNILTLKKSSFEPSPGPIRSQSLTTFAMIASPGSTHLPMSFNTPATTKGCLDSSAARHKMALNPRKQKKKKNPQTSAKPKQEESMLLLVSEEEKSTTKPKEADRKKPKKDNPGTGVSGLEQSKKTETYDKKTVDQAASADAAGSQSYPLSAAHGRRGAKKGSSASGTSECVPRGRSFKQSSRGLRSDRAGSPPANQSARDHLLWNLSLEQQVLEQPTTPQAESPTPQELLSGKDATRKRGAGVDLKVRKVLASPATPEDSAESTVSDPSPCPEAEKPAARASLSTTQEDVIFSVAMEAQVFMDPSHIQSEREEAFSFDLQAIKFKMESVQDVPAVCREKSPGSILRAVTASISGPTSTQAEGAVSAERLPPRSLSWVLADLEAEERSSASESSSEEASGSELQLLRGRSFQALAKPRDDDQKFFTESESSAVELSRPEQPLAPRYSSLILTMPKVQEASSDSASPSEGERDSGRHLALRHPLQSLGMPEDYLQVFSVSKSSGDPRASEGELTPRCASRALGEAEGWASSAESNSYGAKYSSADDWSTSEEDVRPRPPAQAPGKPTDVLEIPSGSKSAPEDWGVSVEGLAQSFSRPKLQQQVSSERSSLVEPAPAGKVVPSWLHPQAEHQAPGGRENPAEDCSISLEPLPPRVSSRPTGQPRIEQPVAKGPEMATAVGGRAAELLPPKQPSQPPLKPEQAVPERPERPVVEGSVSVEVVPPRGPFRALARPAVEEQVFLSVPSAPVEENVVVEPLPLPRHASQRPAPLLVQGQVPASAGSAVPFAEPQPLQVLVQPLVHPKVEPDVFSGLEGAATEKVIAVEPPLPEHSAPPSLPNPEAQQESDNAAEEGASVELPSGFPAQPSVRPKLQPQLPPLDTAGASAACNQPAGPASPRSVLQSWQSSPFEQQSSASLESAALEWGISLEPLPPRRPSQTRKRRAAARAASRESRSLAARERSSPVEPKPPRGASLTPGSAKVKQPSWAVPEGSTAQKGGSMEQLPPRMSSQSLTKSVSKQQVSWAIPEGSVAQKGGSMEQLPSRMSSQTLTKSVSKQQVSWAVPESSVAQKGSSMEQLPPRMSSQTLTKSVSKQQVSWAIPEGSMEQLSSRMSSQTLTKSVSKQQVSWAIPEGSMEQLSSRMSSQTLTKSVSKQQVSWAIPESFVAQKGGSMEQLPPRMSSQSLTKSVSKQQPSWAVPEGSVAQKGSSMEQLPPRMSSQSLTKSVCKQQPSWAAPEGSMAQRSGSTEQPPPRVSSQPETKPVGKQPASAAPEGSVAQRSSSTEQPPPRMSSQPLTKPLGKQLAPAALKSAAIEGVASTERGPSRQPSQPPTRYKVQQMSSTFENAVQVAISGKSVPSKQAPQPLGRSKVQELSSRLEITAAEGGKSKKASVSRQPSQSFVKFMAEQVFSERPTAEGRSPRNPPPANQPSKPLLRSKVQYQAFSELENASTKGGTSSKLLPMPPHPIQPSGKPEGPKEVLSHPESAPLKWGRSKDQLPPGHLSQALGKLEYQQGISFSVSQSSHEERKSSQGQLPFRGPPQAKEGAKLQPQLFSTGPVSVPVKRSRSEEPQPPRHPRQAFAGPEYQPQGRSGPVWAASTEGTISEGGSDSWSQPKGPASPNKAKKHKQGSEDPIKNILTFATKPVKFTTAPAKQVPTLGGTVSKEEGLEGSNQNNSHPNVSTTRASVENLFGVRLRKVPSLKKYKREKQDDLTKLSSFFLGPVSSSAGKEQRIRSASQGLLGTAQYLTYPFEVAEKQQSRPKSECFIKKQPAYKVPGKAPGRQADYGTFEPAWITMVKQRQKSSQVYVPKKEAKTKNKAGARAEAKEPRGVEPPYKSLQKGAGLANENQPRKIFTSVVNKQEKMAQKKLSIKSIKAGFEDPKIVQVPAVEKETRRSSTLPAVLQEPAQPDEPVWFSLAKKKAKAWSHIAEIMQ; encoded by the exons TGATACTAGTATGGCTGAATCACTAAGTGAAGTTTCTGGAAGTCTGGAGGTTCTGGAGGCCAGCGAGGATG gaaagaagaaatccaaatttAAAGCCTTCAAGAACTTTTTtggcaagaagaagaaaaaagagtctGAAGatgcccagggagggaggaggctaAAACCAAGCTTGTCCAGCAGCAGTATTAACATCTCTTCTCTGGAGCCAGTTCGAGAAGGTCAGCGAACTGAGCCCAG GATCAAGAGCAACATGGGTAGCAAATCCCTGTCCCATGACAGCATCTTCATGTTGGAACCCGAGCCTGAAAGATCAACCCATCAACTCTGCCCCTCTCCAGAGCCCAAGAGAGGCAGACCTCTACAG CGAACTCAGGTTTCCCGAACTCTGCCTAGAACTGGAACTAGTAATGTGCATGGAGCTGTTTCTGGACTTATGTTTGAGGCTATGCCCCAATATGTGCCCAAAAGTGGAATCTGGGTTGGAGGCTCCAAGGCCCCTGAG ATCCCAACACGGCGCCCACGCCAACCCAGCATCAGCCCACCTCTAATCCAATCTGACACAAATTCTAATGACTTTGAAGTAAGCTCTGTTGATGAAGAGTCACCTAAGAGCTCATGGAGGAAAGCTTTACCACACAATATCTTGACATTGAAGAAG aGCTCCTTTGAGCCCTCACCTGGACCGATCCGCTCACAGTCGTTGACCACGTTTGCCATGATTGCCTCTCCTGGCAGCACTCACCTGCCCATGAGTTTCAACACCCCGGCCACCACCAAGGGCTGTTTGGATTCTTCAGCTGCTCGACACAAGATGGCTTTAAACCCccggaaacaaaagaaaaagaagaaccctCAAACCAGT gCAAAACCAAAGCAAGAGGAGTCAATGCTTCTACTGGTTTCTGAAGAAGAGAAGAGTACAACCAAACCAAAAGAAGCTGACCGAAAGAAGCCGAAAAAAGACAATCCAG gtACAGGTGTCTCAGGCCTGGAACAGAGCAAGAAAACTGAAACTTACGATAAGAAGACAGTAGATCAGGCCGCAAGTGCAGATGCTGCTGGGAGTCAGAGCTACCCATTGTCAGCGGCACATGGAAGACGAGGTGCAAAGAAAGGTTCGAGTGCTTCAGGAACTAGTGAGTGTGTGCCCAGAGGAAGAAGCTTCAAACAATCCAGTCGAGGGCTCCGCAGTGATAGGGCGGGATCCCCACCTGCCAATCAGAGTGCCAGAGATCATCTTCTCTGGAACCTGTCTTTGGAGCAGCAAGTTCTGGAGCAGCCCACGACTCCACAGGCAGAAAGTCCTACTCCTCAGGAGCTTCTTTCAGGTAAAGATGCCACCAGAAAGAGAGGTGCCGGTGTCGATTTGAAAGTCAGAAAAGTCTTGGCCTCACCAGCCACCCCGGAAGACTCGGCAGAGTCCACGGTCAGCGATCCATCGCCATGCCCTGAAGCCGAGAAGCCAGCAGCCAGAGCTTCTCTGTCCACAACCCAAGAAGATGTCATCTTCTCAGTTGCAATGGAGGCTCAAGTGTTTATGGATCCTTCTCATATCCAGTCAGAAAGGGAGGAAGCTTTCAGCTTTGATTTGCAAGCCATCAAATTTAAAATGGAGTCAGTTCAAGATGTTCCAGCGGTCTGCAGAGAAAAGTCTCCCGGAAGCATTCTGCGGGCCGTTACAGCCAGCATCTCGGGTCCCACGAGCACTCAGGCCGAGGGGGCCGTGTCTGCAGAGAGGCTGCCTCCCAGAAGCCTCTCCTGGGTCTTGGCGGACCTCGAGGCTGAGGAGCGGTCCTCGGCTTCAGAGAGCTCCTCAGAGGAGGCCAGCGGGTCTGAGCTGCAGCTGCTTCGCGGCCGTTCGTTCCAGGCTTTGGCGAAGCCCAGAGATGATGACCAGAAATTCTTCACAGAGTCGGAAAGTTCGGCTGTGGAACTGAGCAGGCCGGAGCAGCCGCTGGCTCCGCGGTATTCTTCCCTGATCCTGACAATGCCCAAAGTTCAGGAAGCATCCTCGGATTCGGCCAGTCCCTCAGAGGGCGAGCGCGACTCGGGGCGGCACCTGGCCCTCAGGCACCCCTTGCAGTCCTTGGGGATGCCTGAAGATTACCTACAAGTCTTCTCAGTCTCCAAAAGCTCCGGGGACCCGAGGGCTTCAGAGGGGGAGCTGACTCCCAGATGCGCGTCCCGGGCCTTGGGGGAGGCGGAAGGCTGGGCCTCCTCCGCCGAATCCAACAGCTACGGCGCGAAGTACAGCAGCGCTGACGACTGGAGCACCTCGGAGGAAGATGTGcgccccaggccccctgcccaggcccccgGGAAGCCCACAGACGTACTGGAGATCCCCTCGGGTTCAAAGAGCGCCCCCGAGGACTGGGGCGTTTCCGTGGAGGGGCTCGCTCAGTCCTTTTCGAGGCCCAAGCTTCAGCAGCAAGTGTCGTCGGAGAGGAGCAGCCTGGTGGAGCCGGCGCCGGCCGGGAAGGTTGTCCCGTCCTGGCTGCACCCCCAGGCCGAGCATCAGGCCCCCGGGGGCCGCGAGAACCCGGCTGAGGACTGCAGCATTTCTCTGGAGCCGCTGCCCCCCAGAGTCTCCTCTAGGCCCACCGGGCAGCCCAGGATCGAGCAACCAGTCGCCAAAGGTCCAGAAATGGCGACTGCCGTAGGGGGCAGGGCCGCGGAGCTGCTGCCCCCGAAACAGCCTTCTCAGCCCCCGCTGAAACCCGAGCAAGCCGTCCCCGAGAGGCCCGAGCGCCCAGTCGTGGAGGGGAGCGTCTCCGTGGAGGTGGTGCCTCCCAGAGGTCCGTTCCGGGCCTTGGCGAGACCAGCCGTCGAGGAACAAGTGTTCTTGAGCGTGCCGAGCGCCCCGGTCGAAGAGAACGTCGTGGTGGAGCCGCTGCCGCTGCCCAGACATGCTTCCCAGCGCCCGGCGCCGCTTCTGGTCCAGGGGCAGGTCCCCGCGAGCGCGGGAAGCGCCGTGCCCTTTGCTGAGCCCCAGCCTCTGCAAGTGCTTGTGCAGCCCTTGGTGCACCCCAAGGTGGAACCGGACGTGTTCTCCGGCCTGGAGGGTGCCGCCACCGAGAAGGTCATTGCAGTGGAGCCACCGCTCCCCGAACATTCTGCTCCTCCGTCCTTGCCGAATCCTGAAGCCCAGCAAGAGTCAGACAACGCCGCCGAGGAGGGCGCGTCTGTGGAGCTGCCGTCCGGGTTCCCGGCCCAGCCCTCGGTGAGGCCAAAACTCCAGCCACAGCTCCCTCCTCTGGACACGGCGGGCGCTTCTGCCGCGTGCAACCAACCCGCGGGGCCGGCGTCTCCCAGGAGCGTCTTGCAGTCCTGGCAGAGCTCCCCATTCGAGCAGCAGAGCTCTGCGAGTCTGGAGAGCGCCGCTCTGGAGTGGGGCATTTCTCTGGAGCCACTGCCTCCCAGGAGGCCTTCTCAGACCCGGAAGAGGCGGGCGGCGGCCCGAGCCGCCTCCCGGGAATCCAGGAGCCTTGCGGCCCGAGAACGGAGCTCTCCGGTGGAGCCAAAGCCTCCCAGAGGCGCTTCCCTGACCCCAGGGAGCGCAAAAGTCAAGCAGCCGTCCTGGGCAGTTCCAGAGGGCTCCACGGCCCAGAAGGGCGGTTCTATGGAGCAGCTCCCTCCAAGAATGTCTTCTCAGTCCCTGACCAAATCAGTGAGCAAGCAGCAGGTGTCCTGGGCAATTCCAGAGGGTTCCGTGGCCCAGAAGGGCGGTTCTATGGAGCAGCTCCCTTCCAGAATGTCTTCTCAGACCCTGACCAAATCAGTGAGCAAGCAGCAGGTGTCCTGGGCAGTTCCAGAGAGCTCTGTGGCCCAGAAGGGCAGTTCTATGGAGCAGCTCCCTCCAAGAATGTCTTCTCAGACCCTGACCAAATCAGTGAGCAAGCAGCAGGTGTCCTGGGCAATTCCAGAGGGTTCTATGGAGCAGCTCTCTTCCAGAATGTCTTCTCAGACCCTGACCAAATCAGTGAGCAAGCAGCAGGTGTCCTGGGCAATTCCAGAGGGTTCTATGGAGCAGCTCTCTTCCAGAATGTCTTCTCAGACCCTGACCAAATCAGTGAGCAAGCAGCAGGTGTCCTGGGCAATTCCAGAGAGCTTTGTGGCCCAGAAGGGCGGTTCTATGGAGCAGCTCCCTCCAAGAATGTCTTCTCAGTCCCTGACCAAATCAGTGAGCAAGCAGCAACCATCCTGGGCAGTTCCAGAGGGTTCCGTGGCCCAGAAGGGCAGTTCTATGGAGCAGCTCCCTCCAAGAATGTCTTCTCAGTCTCTGACCAAATCAGTGTGCAAGCAGCAGCCGTCCTGGGCAGCTCCAGAAGGCTCCATGGCCCAGAGGAGTGGTTCTACTGAGCAGCCCCCTCCCAGAGTGTCTTCTCAGCCTGAGACCAAACCAGTGGGCAAGCAACCAGCCTCGGCAGCTCCAGAGGGCTCTGTGGCCCAGAGGAGCAGTTCTACTGAGCAGCCCCCTCCCAGAATGTCTTCTCAGCCCCTGACCAAACCGCTGGGCAAGCAGCTGGCTCCTGCAGCTCTGAAAAGCGCTGCCATTGAGGGGGTTGCTTCTACAGAGAGAGGGCCTTCCAGGCAGCCTTCCCAGCCTCCCACCAGATACAAAGTCCAGCAAATGTCATCAACTTTTGAGAATGCTGTCCAGGTAGCCATTTCAGGGAAGTCAGTGCCTTCCAAACAAGCTCCCCAGCCCTTGGGGAGGTCTAAGGTTCAGGAGCTGTCCTCACGTCTAGAGATCACTGCTGCTGAAGGAGGCAAGTCTAAGAAAGCTTCAGTGTCCAGGCAGCCTTCCCAGTCATTTGTGAAGTTTATGGCAGAACAGGTCTTTTCAGAGAGGCCCACTGCTGAGGGGAGAAGCCCTAGGAATCCTCCACCTGCAAATCAACCTTCCAAACCTCTGCTGAGGTCAAAAGTCCAGTACCAAGCTTTCTCAGAGCTGGAGAATGCCAGTACCAAGGGAGGCACTTCTTCGAAGCTACTGCCTATGCCACCACACCCTATACAGCCCTCTGGGAAGCCTGAAGGCCCAAAAGAAGTTCTCTCACATCCAGAGAGTGCCCCCCTGAAGTGGGGCCGTTCCAAGGATCAGCTGCCCCCCGGACACCTTTCCCAGGCACTGGGAAAGCTGGAGTACCAGCAAGGgatctccttttctgtctctcagaGCTCTCATGAAGAACGGAAGAGTTCTCAAGGGCAGCTGCCTTTCAGAGGCCCTCCCCAAGCCAAAGAGGGGGCCAAATTACAGCCACAGCTTTTCTCAACAGGCCCAGTGAGTGTACCTGTAAAGCGGAGCAGGTCTGAGGAGCCTCAGCCTCCCAGACACCCTCGTCAGGCTTTTGCAGGCCCTGAATATCAGCCACAGGGTCGTTCAGGTCCAGTGTGGGCCGCCTCCACTGAGGGAACCATCTCTGAGGGCGGTTCTGACAGCTGGTCACAACCAAAAGGCCCAGCTTCTCCAAACAAAGCCAAGAAACATAAACAAGGCTCTGAAGACCCCATCAAGAATATCCTGACCTTTGCTACCAAACCAGTGAAGTTCACTACTGCTCCTGCCAAGCAGGTGCCCACTTTGGGGGGCACTGTCTCTAAGGAGGAGGGTCTTGAGGGCAGCAATCAAAATAACAGCCATCCAAATGTGTCCACCACTAGGGCTAGTGTGGAAAACCTTTTTGGAGTTCGCCTGAGAAAGGTCCCTTCCTTGAAGAAGTACAAGAGGGAGAAACAAGATGATCTTACCAagctttcttcattcttcttggGCCCAGTTTCATCTTCGGCAGGTAAAGAACAGCGAATCAGAAGTGcttcccaggggctcctgggcacCGCACAGTACCTCACCTACCCATTTGAAGTTGCAGAAAAGCAACAGAGCAGGCCCAAATCTGAATGCTTCATCAAGAAGCAACCTGCTTACAAGGTCCCAG GAAAGGCTCCTGGTCGACAGGCAGATTATGGCACCTTCGAGCCAGCTTGGATAACCATGGTAAAGCAGAGGCAGAAGAGTTCCCAGGTCTATGTTCCTAAGAAAGAGGCAAAAACCAAGAACAAAGCTGGAGCCAGGGCTGAGGCCAAAGAGCCTAGAGGGGTAGAACCTCCCTACAAATCACTCCAAAAG ggAGCTGGCCTTGCAAATGAAAACCAACCCAGAAAGATTTTTACTTCTGTTGTCAATAAACAGGAGAAGATGGCACAGAAGAAGCTGTCCATCAAGTCCATCAAAGCAG GATTTGAAGATCCGAAGATAGTTCAAGTGCCTGCAGTGGAAAAAGAAACCAGGCGATCTTCAACTCTCCCAGCTGTGCTCCAAGAGCCAGCACAGCCAGATGAGCCAGTTTGGTTCTCCCTGGCCAAGAAGAAAGCCAAAGCTTGGAGCCATATAGCAGAAATCATGCAATAA